In a genomic window of Roseiflexus castenholzii DSM 13941:
- a CDS encoding S41 family peptidase yields MTDDRYVIRPYFRAPSIDPAGSRIAFVYAGDIWLVDVSGGQAERLTAHPANHMLPRWSPDGSAIAYTSSRTGQGDVYVLPLNGGEVRRITYHEAQSAVECWSPDGAAIYFTSQRERQGAAIYRIAASGGTPVRWIAQPYERLGTVAVSPCGRWLAFSLMRDLWWRRGPNPYGGAELWLVSNAPDADDFFQLSDAPGMNYCPMWSPDSQLIFFVSDRDGSENLWVAPREGGVAERITAFTDGRLLWPSISADGRMIAFERDFGIWTLDLASGATTRVPIQVRQDTKVTPVRVQTYTRDAGELALSPDGKKVAFTVRGKIFADFAEKETERDQRHGPAYRISHTAFRDSDIAWSPDSRRLVYVSDRHGDEEVYCYDFLARSETRLTFGAKRKSAPCFSPDGRWIAYASGDDEIRLIEVSSGEDRPFIRAYFVFGASFAWSPDSRWLAFCAQDERFFSNVYVQHIEEEQAHQISFLSNLQAAGPLWSPDGRFLVFTTGQYRAESQIARIDLQPQPPVFRETEFERLFELHKSDCRDKQTAGPPSTVGPPHTRSADADREPQPMVVPVIEPDDESDRAARQHNAPSRLSRSTSPSEITIVFNGIERRLRLLTPPQMDAIALCISPDGRDLVCSATIAGRQNLWTLPLDEPRAGQGPRQLTSTPGTKSCACFTPDGKQIYFLDGGTIALRKFPKGEQTTLPVSAEVVVDFTQEKRQIFEECWRLLRDCFYDERFRGIDWKTIHDRYAPLIQGAQTPPEVYLLINLMVGELRSSHVGLFRSDGNGGQDGYLGITLDTIEYLRSGQFRVAGVIPDGPAAVAHNGALQPGDVLLAVNGVALKPETSLDALLQRTAGQRVILRVVNPAGEQRDVEVRPITAEQYDWLRYRAWVLENEQIVHRASNGRIGYVHIRKMSYDAYQQFLTDLDVEMHNKEGLVVDIRFNSGGHTATFILDVLMRRSVLFSAFRNRSVADSSHIFGNRVLNKPTVLVTNEASSSNAETFSESYRRQGLGKVVGKPTAGAVIGTFTRLLIDGTSLRLPQLRVTTPEGEELEGRGRPVDVDVPLRLGEWRYGRDAQLEAAVRVLLADLDGPDHHIE; encoded by the coding sequence ATGACTGACGATCGGTATGTTATCCGTCCCTACTTTCGCGCGCCCTCGATTGATCCCGCCGGCAGTCGTATCGCATTCGTCTATGCAGGCGACATCTGGCTTGTTGATGTCAGCGGCGGGCAAGCCGAGCGACTGACCGCTCATCCTGCAAATCACATGCTGCCGCGCTGGTCGCCGGATGGTTCAGCCATCGCCTACACCTCATCTCGCACCGGACAGGGCGACGTGTATGTGCTGCCGCTCAACGGCGGCGAGGTGCGACGGATCACATATCACGAGGCGCAGAGCGCCGTCGAGTGCTGGTCGCCTGACGGCGCTGCCATCTATTTCACCTCTCAACGCGAGCGCCAGGGCGCCGCGATCTATCGCATCGCCGCATCAGGCGGTACGCCGGTTCGCTGGATTGCACAACCATACGAGCGCCTCGGCACAGTCGCGGTTTCACCCTGTGGTCGCTGGCTGGCATTCAGCCTGATGCGCGATCTGTGGTGGCGACGGGGACCGAATCCGTATGGCGGCGCAGAACTCTGGCTGGTATCGAATGCGCCTGACGCCGATGATTTCTTTCAATTGAGCGACGCGCCCGGTATGAATTACTGTCCCATGTGGTCGCCCGATAGTCAGTTGATCTTCTTTGTTTCTGATCGCGATGGAAGCGAAAATCTGTGGGTGGCGCCGCGAGAGGGAGGCGTCGCAGAGCGCATCACGGCATTCACCGACGGGCGCCTGCTCTGGCCCTCGATCAGCGCCGATGGCAGAATGATCGCATTCGAGCGTGATTTTGGCATCTGGACGCTCGATCTCGCTTCCGGTGCAACCACGCGCGTCCCGATTCAGGTGCGCCAGGATACCAAAGTGACGCCGGTGCGGGTGCAGACCTACACGCGCGATGCAGGTGAACTGGCGCTCTCGCCCGATGGAAAGAAAGTCGCCTTTACGGTGCGCGGGAAGATTTTCGCCGATTTTGCCGAAAAGGAAACGGAACGCGATCAGCGCCACGGGCCGGCCTATCGCATCTCGCACACGGCATTCCGCGATAGCGATATTGCCTGGTCGCCCGACAGCCGGCGCCTGGTCTATGTTTCTGATCGTCACGGCGACGAAGAAGTGTACTGCTACGATTTCCTCGCGCGCAGCGAAACCCGCCTGACGTTTGGAGCGAAACGTAAGAGCGCGCCTTGTTTCTCGCCTGATGGGCGCTGGATTGCATATGCAAGCGGTGATGACGAAATCCGGCTGATCGAGGTCTCAAGCGGAGAGGATCGCCCATTTATTCGGGCATACTTTGTCTTTGGCGCATCGTTCGCCTGGTCTCCCGATAGTCGCTGGCTGGCATTCTGCGCTCAGGACGAACGGTTTTTCAGCAATGTGTACGTGCAACATATCGAGGAAGAACAGGCGCATCAGATTTCGTTCCTCAGCAATCTCCAGGCGGCAGGACCGCTGTGGTCGCCTGATGGACGCTTTCTTGTCTTCACGACCGGACAGTATCGCGCCGAGTCGCAGATCGCGCGCATCGATCTGCAACCTCAACCACCGGTGTTCCGTGAGACGGAGTTCGAGCGGTTGTTTGAATTGCACAAAAGTGATTGTCGGGACAAACAGACGGCTGGACCGCCATCCACAGTCGGACCGCCCCATACGCGCAGTGCAGACGCCGATCGTGAGCCACAACCGATGGTTGTTCCTGTCATCGAACCGGATGATGAGTCCGACCGCGCTGCTCGTCAGCATAACGCGCCATCCAGGTTATCCAGATCCACGTCACCGAGCGAGATAACAATTGTGTTCAACGGTATCGAACGCCGGTTGCGCCTGTTGACGCCACCGCAAATGGATGCCATTGCATTGTGTATCAGCCCGGACGGACGCGATCTCGTGTGCAGCGCCACCATTGCGGGGCGGCAGAATCTCTGGACATTGCCGCTTGATGAGCCGCGCGCCGGTCAGGGACCGCGCCAGTTGACCAGCACTCCGGGCACGAAATCGTGTGCCTGCTTCACACCTGATGGGAAACAGATCTATTTCCTTGATGGTGGAACCATCGCGCTGCGAAAGTTTCCGAAGGGAGAACAGACGACGTTGCCCGTATCGGCTGAGGTGGTTGTCGATTTCACACAGGAAAAGCGGCAGATATTCGAAGAGTGCTGGCGGTTGCTGCGCGATTGCTTTTACGATGAGCGCTTTCGCGGCATCGACTGGAAAACGATACACGACCGGTATGCGCCACTGATCCAGGGGGCGCAGACCCCTCCTGAAGTGTATCTCTTGATCAACCTGATGGTCGGAGAACTCCGTTCTTCACACGTTGGATTGTTCAGAAGCGACGGGAATGGCGGTCAGGACGGCTACCTCGGCATCACGCTCGATACCATCGAATATCTGCGCAGCGGTCAATTCCGCGTTGCCGGGGTTATTCCCGACGGCCCGGCGGCAGTCGCCCACAATGGTGCGCTTCAACCCGGTGATGTGTTGCTGGCAGTCAATGGCGTCGCATTGAAACCGGAAACATCGCTCGATGCGTTGTTGCAACGCACGGCGGGCCAGCGGGTTATTCTGCGTGTGGTCAATCCTGCCGGCGAGCAGCGCGATGTCGAGGTGCGCCCCATCACGGCGGAACAGTATGACTGGTTGCGATACCGGGCATGGGTGCTTGAAAATGAACAGATCGTTCATCGGGCGAGTAACGGGCGCATCGGCTATGTGCACATTCGTAAGATGAGTTACGATGCATACCAGCAGTTCCTGACCGATCTCGATGTCGAAATGCATAACAAAGAAGGCTTGGTCGTCGACATCCGCTTTAACTCAGGCGGGCATACGGCAACGTTTATTCTCGATGTTCTGATGCGTCGCAGCGTTCTGTTCAGCGCCTTTCGCAATCGCTCTGTCGCCGATTCGTCGCATATCTTTGGCAATCGTGTGCTGAACAAGCCGACGGTGCTGGTGACGAACGAGGCATCGAGTTCTAATGCAGAAACCTTCAGCGAATCGTACCGTCGCCAGGGTCTGGGGAAGGTGGTCGGAAAACCAACGGCTGGCGCGGTTATCGGCACGTTCACTCGACTCCTGATTGATGGGACATCGCTCCGGTTGCCGCAACTGCGGGTCACGACACCTGAAGGCGAAGAGCTGGAAGGGCGCGGTCGACCGGTAGACGTCGATGTGCCGCTGCGACTGGGGGAGTGGCGCTATGGGCGTGATGCTCAACTCGAGGCGGCAGTGCGCGTGTTGCTCGCCGATCTCGATGGGCCGGACCATCATATCGAATAG
- a CDS encoding aldose epimerase family protein: MSIICESFGAIDGQTVDRFTLSSDSGIEAQIITYGGALVSLRAPDRHGQQGDVVVGFDTLTPYLNNPAYIGSLIGRFANRIANGAFSLGGTTYHLARNHGGHHLHGGLTGFDKVIWRARPISDAAEPALELTYFSRDGDEGYPGNLNVTVTYMLTGDGALRIDYLATTDRATVVNLTHHAYFNLSGSGNILRHELQLFADHFLPVDASLIPTGEIRAVHGTVMDFTTPTPIGARIPHDDEQIRHALGGYDHTWIIDGAAGALRRAARLVDPASGRVLDVLTTHPGIHLYTGNSLDGTLVARNGHVLTKHAALCLETQHFPDSPNHPQFPSTILKPGETYRHITVFRLSVE, encoded by the coding sequence ATGAGTATCATTTGCGAGTCCTTTGGCGCTATCGACGGTCAGACGGTCGATCGTTTCACGCTGAGCAGCGACTCCGGCATCGAAGCGCAGATCATCACGTATGGCGGCGCGCTCGTGTCGCTCCGCGCTCCGGATCGTCATGGTCAACAGGGAGACGTCGTCGTCGGTTTCGATACCCTGACCCCCTACCTGAACAATCCGGCATATATCGGCAGCCTGATCGGTCGTTTCGCAAACCGGATCGCCAATGGCGCCTTCTCGCTTGGCGGCACGACGTATCACTTGGCGCGCAACCATGGCGGGCATCACCTCCACGGCGGTCTCACCGGCTTCGATAAAGTCATCTGGCGGGCACGCCCCATTTCCGACGCCGCTGAACCAGCACTGGAACTGACATACTTCAGCCGCGACGGAGACGAAGGGTATCCGGGTAATCTGAACGTCACCGTAACGTACATGCTGACTGGTGATGGCGCGCTGCGCATCGATTATCTTGCGACGACCGACCGCGCCACGGTGGTCAATCTGACGCACCATGCGTATTTCAATCTGAGCGGCAGCGGAAATATTCTGCGCCATGAGTTGCAGTTGTTCGCCGATCATTTTTTGCCCGTTGACGCATCGCTGATCCCAACCGGCGAGATTCGCGCCGTGCATGGCACGGTGATGGATTTCACCACGCCAACCCCAATCGGCGCTCGCATCCCCCATGATGATGAGCAGATTCGCCATGCTCTTGGCGGGTATGATCACACATGGATCATCGACGGCGCCGCTGGCGCGTTGCGCCGCGCTGCGCGCCTCGTCGATCCGGCGAGCGGTCGCGTGCTCGATGTGCTGACCACGCATCCCGGTATTCACCTGTATACCGGCAATTCCCTCGATGGAACACTGGTTGCGCGCAATGGACACGTGTTGACCAAACATGCCGCCCTCTGCCTGGAAACCCAGCACTTCCCCGATTCGCCGAACCATCCGCAGTTTCCTTCGACAATCCTCAAGCCTGGCGAGACGTACCGCCATATAACGGTCTTTCGCCTGTCGGTGGAATAA